The genomic stretch CGATGCCCGCGAGGGCGGCCCAAAATACCGGCAGCCGCAGCGTGACGTTGATCCCGGCCTTTAGCCCTGCCTGCTGCAGCACAATGGGGAAGACGGTGGCGATCATGACGCTAGAGCCCACCAGATACACCACCGCCCGCTCTAGCCCGGCCTCGCCGAGGGCAAACAAAATGAAGGGCAGCCCCAGGTTGCCTACGTTTGAGAACATCACGATGGCAATGAGACTCTTTTGCTCATCTACCGAAAAGTCGAGGCGACGGCTCAGCCCCACCGCCAGCAGGTACAGCACCACGGTATTGAGCAAAAAGCTGGTGATGATCGCGATCGCACTGCCCATCGCCAGCGTGGTCTCAGCCAGGCTAGTCAACACCAGCGCGGGCAGCAGGGCGTAGATGTTCAACCGCGTCAGGGTTTGCATGTCTAGCTCAAAGCTGCGGCCCACGCCAAACCCCACTAGGGCGACCAGGGCCACAGGCAGCATCGCCGAAATCAAAACTTCCATAAATACCTAGTGATTTTCACCCTACCACCTGTGACAGGGTGACTGTTCGGGGGGCGATGCGGCGACTGAACCACGGCGATGACTTCTAAAACTGCCGACTCCACTCCTGCGGCCAGCGCTCGACTACTACCTTGGTCTGTGTGAAAAATTCCATCGCGTGGGCTCCCTGCCCGTGGAGGTCGCCGAAGAAGCTATCCTTCCAGCCGCTGAAGGGGAAGAAGGCCATCGGTGCAGCCACGCCGATGTTGATGCCGATGTTGCCAGCGGTAGCCTCGTAGCGAAACTGGCGAGCGGCGGCGCCGCTGTTGGTGAAGAGGCAGGCCATGTTGCCCCAGGGGCTGCGGTTCACTAGGGCGATCGCCGCCTCAATCGTATCCACCGGCATCAGCCCCAGCACGGGGCCGAAGATTTCGGTGTGGGCGATTTCTCCAGAGGGTGGCACGTTTTGTAGCACCGTGGGTTTGACGAAGTGACCCGCTTCTAGGGTGGGAATGTGAGCGTTGCGGCCGTCTACTAAAACCGTTGCCCCTTCATCAGCGCCGGTTTGAATCAGGCTCCCAATGCGCTGCTGGCTCTGGGCTGTAATCACCGGCCCCATCTGCACCTCGGGGTCGAGGCCATTGCCAACGGTGCGGGTGGCGGCGGTGTGGGCGATCGCATCAGTAAACCACTCGGTCGCTTCTCCCACCGTCACCGCTAGGGACGCCGCCAGACAGCGCTGACCGGCACAACCAAAGGCGCTATCGGCCACAATTCGTGTTGTCATCTCCTGGTCAGCATCGGGCAGCACAATCACCGGGTTTTTGGCCCCGCCCTGGCACTGCACCCGCTTGCCGTGGGCCGCCGCCTGGGCGTAGATATATTTGGCGACCGGCGAGGAGCCGACAAAGCTGATCGCCTGAATGGTGGGGTGTTCTAGAATCGCATCCACCGTTTCTTTGGCCCCATTTACCAGGTTCACCACGCCGGGGGGAAAGCCCGCCTGATCTAGCAGCTCGAAGATGCGCTGCATAGTTAGGGGCACTTTCTCGGAGGGTTTGACGATGTAGGTGTTGCCGCAGGCCAGAGCGTAGGGCATAAACCAAAAGGGAATCATGGCGGGGAAGTTGAAGGGGGCGATCGCCGCTGCCACCCCCAACGGTTGCCGAATCATAAACTCATCAATGCCGCTGGCAATATCCTCCAGCACCGTGCCCTGCATCATCATCGGGATGCCGCAGGCCACCTCTACGTTTTCGATCGCCCGCCGCAGCTCGCCCTTCGACTCAGCCAGGGTTTTGCCACACTCCTGGGTAATAGTCTGGGCCAGCTCCTCTAGGTGCGTTTCTAACAGGTCTTTCAGCTTAAATAGGTACTGCACTCGCTGGGGCGGGGGAACTCGACGCCACTCCTCAAACGCTGTTGCCGCTGCCTGGGCAGCCTGATCGACCTCCTGCTTAGGAGAAATGGGAACTTGGGCCAGCACCTCTCCGGTCGCCGGGTTATTGACCGAAAGCACATCCCCCGCCGCCGACGGCAACCACTGGCCGTTGATGTAGTTTCTCAAAAGCCCCGATTGCGTCATGCTCGATCGCGCCCCCAACTGCGTCATGTTCGTGCTGTGATTACTGCTCACCAAGCATCATAGACGCCGCTCTACCCACGTAGGGCTATTGTGCCGCCTCAGCAAGCAAGGATGCGGCAATGGCATCAATACTGTTTAACAAGCCAGGTCTTCTACTAAAGCACTCAGCCCTTAGGTTTGGCATTGAATCATGGAGGCACAGCGGTAGACCATGGCTGCCCGGCTATCGACCCCCAGCTTGAGAAAGATGCGTCGCAGGTGTGTCGATACTGTCCATTCACTGATTCGCAACTGGCGGGCAATTTGTTTATTGGGTCGCCCCATAGCTACCAGGGTAGCTACCTGCAATTCGCGATCGGTTAACAGCCGAGTCAGGTCATTGGCAGCTGAGAGCTCGGGCTCGACTTTAACCACGGCACAGAGGTAGCCATTAACTTCAAAGCGGCTGATTTCAATAAATTGGGCTTCCTCATCCTCGCTCTCTGACCCATTGACCCCACTGGCGGAGTCTGCCAACATCACCACGCAGTAGTGCTGCTGATTGATGTCAAAGCTGTCTAAAATTCGGGTTGATAAATTAAACTCTGTTGGCGTCTGAACCGAGGAAAAAGGTTGCATTTAAACCTCCAGGGGGGGAGAAGTGCAATCACTAGCCTCTAGGCTGGGGCCTGGACTCCCCTAGCGAGTTGACTGCAAAAAGAGAAATTAAAAATCAAATTTTTAACACCATCAAGAAACTGAAGGAACTCCTGACCAGGTTAGCGGGGCTCAAGATGACGAATCGAGGGAACACGAGGGGTAACCGGCTGACGATGAGGAGCAGCGGGGATAGATGACCCGGCTAAAGGGCGATGAACTCTAGCGGGGGGAAGCGTGCGCAGATTAAACCAAACGGCCAGGTTGGCCTGGGGGTCTAAAACGGGCTGTAGGCTGCTACCCGGCCCGGTGAGCAGGGGAGTGACTCCTGGCCCATGACCACTGACGGTGCTGTCGCCATGCACAATAATTCCAAGGGTAACCCGCCCTTGTCGGTAGGCTGGTCCAAACCGGGCGTCACCATCACAAATTGCAACAAAATCACCAAAGCGCAGGCTGCCTAGGCGGTAGCGATCGCGTATCCCCTCATCGAACAGCTGAATATCATAATCGCCCCGCCATACGGTATTTTTGCCCAACCCTGACCCCATAATCTGTGACGGAATCA from Leptolyngbya subtilissima AS-A7 encodes the following:
- a CDS encoding AEC family transporter, whose amino-acid sequence is MEVLISAMLPVALVALVGFGVGRSFELDMQTLTRLNIYALLPALVLTSLAETTLAMGSAIAIITSFLLNTVVLYLLAVGLSRRLDFSVDEQKSLIAIVMFSNVGNLGLPFILFALGEAGLERAVVYLVGSSVMIATVFPIVLQQAGLKAGINVTLRLPVFWAALAGIGLQATHEAFPLPLERGMALLGEGAIPVALLTLGVQLARTELVFDRYELIGAVLRLVVAPLLAYGIGTALGLQGLDRQVLVLQAAMPVAVNSLIWVTELGGDRTRVARTIVLSTFLSVFTLPVVLWLSS
- a CDS encoding CoA-acylating methylmalonate-semialdehyde dehydrogenase yields the protein MTQLGARSSMTQSGLLRNYINGQWLPSAAGDVLSVNNPATGEVLAQVPISPKQEVDQAAQAAATAFEEWRRVPPPQRVQYLFKLKDLLETHLEELAQTITQECGKTLAESKGELRRAIENVEVACGIPMMMQGTVLEDIASGIDEFMIRQPLGVAAAIAPFNFPAMIPFWFMPYALACGNTYIVKPSEKVPLTMQRIFELLDQAGFPPGVVNLVNGAKETVDAILEHPTIQAISFVGSSPVAKYIYAQAAAHGKRVQCQGGAKNPVIVLPDADQEMTTRIVADSAFGCAGQRCLAASLAVTVGEATEWFTDAIAHTAATRTVGNGLDPEVQMGPVITAQSQQRIGSLIQTGADEGATVLVDGRNAHIPTLEAGHFVKPTVLQNVPPSGEIAHTEIFGPVLGLMPVDTIEAAIALVNRSPWGNMACLFTNSGAAARQFRYEATAGNIGINIGVAAPMAFFPFSGWKDSFFGDLHGQGAHAMEFFTQTKVVVERWPQEWSRQF
- a CDS encoding response regulator transcription factor; the protein is MQPFSSVQTPTEFNLSTRILDSFDINQQHYCVVMLADSASGVNGSESEDEEAQFIEISRFEVNGYLCAVVKVEPELSAANDLTRLLTDRELQVATLVAMGRPNKQIARQLRISEWTVSTHLRRIFLKLGVDSRAAMVYRCASMIQCQT